The Vigna angularis cultivar LongXiaoDou No.4 chromosome 6, ASM1680809v1, whole genome shotgun sequence genome contains the following window.
ACCATTTTTCCTCCCAGCcaatatcatcatcttcaccgtTACCTCTCACCAACGACACAACCTTATTTCCACCTTCAACCTCACTGCCATCATTCTCCAGCCGCCACTGTAATCCAAGTCACCGCATGCCATCACCTTGTCGATCCTGTTACCACCGTGACCACTTCGCTAGCTTCAGAACTAGCAAACCCGACCATGGCTTTGGCAAACTCAGAAAATTCATCACCCTAGATCATCATCGCTACCCTCCTACTTCACGCGATTCAGCTGTGAGACCCTATGTCCTTCGTTGTCATCATCTACACCACCACCATCATTTCCACACCTTATACACTGACCTCACGACCATCTCAATCTTCATTCAACACCCCCTCCAGTAGGAGGACCTTGATCTGGAACACCCGTAACGAACAGGGGCTTGCACCTCTTCACCCGTGATCATCTCAACTACCCTGCCCTTCCATTTCACTCCACGACCATCATCTGGCACAAACCATTTTCCTCCATCACGGCTAACCTCACAAAAATCACCAACACCTATAATCTTCACATTATTTCTCCATCATCATTCACAGCCAACTTCATCACCTTTATCCTTACACATGGACCATCACCATTCATCTTTATCCTGACACCTTATCCCACGGCCAAACAGCCTATCACCTTCATCATTCTTCACACCATCTTCAACATCCTAAACTCACGGCCAACATCCAACATCAATCATTATACGTTCTCATCCACAGGACCTCAGGCCGCCATCCTTGCCAGCTACCACTACTGATCCTCATAACTACGCGACCATCACTCACCATACCTATCATCATCACCATATCCAGCATCTGGACCTCACAGCCAATCCCCATCATCCTCACCAGAACGAAACTGAACCTCCAGCAAAGTCACCGTCATATTCAAACCGTACTCCACCACCAACATCATTATCCATTCACGCCAATCCTTCAATCACGACTTACTCATCAGCCACCTGGTCGCACCTCCACGGGACCACCAGGAACCCATCTTTGAGCCCCCTCAGCCGTCATCATCCCAAGCCCCCTCAGCCGCCATTGCCATCCTCAATACTACCGTCTAGCTCCCTCATCACTGTTGCACCACTGTAACTCTCCACTACCCATATTCATCCACTGTCACAAAAAAAAGAGACACAAGCTCCAGCTTCGTCACTGCTGATATTCCTCTCGAACACCGAACCAGTACTGCACCTGTCACAACCTCCAACTACCGTCATCTTCAAACCACGGGCCACCACCCCAAACTCTTCTCCATCCTCATCACATCATCCTCAGCCCTCTTTACTGCCGAGGACCTCTATTCCTCTCCCCACATTCACTGGTCATCATCAACCTCCCAAAACACCTCACGGCCAAAtacccatcctccatattcacacCCACTGTTCATAAATAGGTGCACGTTAAGTTTTATTCAAACGAACGCTCGCCTaaacgagcgttcgtctttcACTTCATTTCTCAGCATCCGTCCTTCATCGctcaacgaacgctcgtcccaacgagcgctcgtcatctCACCGCTTTCCCAGCGTACGTTCGTCAATtcccaacgaacgttcgtccccgacgaacgctcgtccccaacgagcgctcgccTAAACGAGTGCTCGTCATTCACCTCATTTCTCAGCATCCGTCCTTCATCGctcaacgaacgctcgtcccaacgagcgctcgtcatttcACCCCTTtcccagcgaacgaacgctcttccaaacgaacgctcgcctaaacgagcgctcgtcttcccaatggacgttcgtcctcagcggttctttttttatgaacgttcgtcttccctaacgaacgttcgtcccatGTACAGTATCCGctcctgtttttttttttatatatatttgttaaacttgtttttgttttacataaatttcaaaaatcataaaaattctaaataaaaaaaatatatatataaaacgttaaaaaacatttaatataataaatcggtatgagtactcgtgcgatcgtacgcatcagcctagtacttattgcccaaatataaaataaataaaaagccgtgtgagtgctcgtgcgatcgtacgcatcagcctagtactcattacgcaaaacaataaaaagagaaagccgtgtgagtgctcgtgcgatcgtacgcatcagcctagtactcattacgcaaaacaataaaaagagaaagccgtgtgagtgctcgtgcgatcgtacgcatcagcctagtactcattacgcaaaaaatataaatattacagcaaaaataccaaaaaaaatataaaaatcttcaaaaaaccaaaaacatctacttttcaaaACAACGATCAATATCGCcttccagaactacgtgatccttgattctccaccaaaagtggagatacgtaggagcaaggccagtccttgtcaggctcactttcccaaaaatccaaatcattttccaaacaatttctcaaacaatttcccAAACAtttttcaagcagtttctaaaagaactacgtaaccctgatttctcattctgcatgagaatacgtaggagcaaggtcaatccttgtcgggcccaaaaagctaaaatattgtttgttttctttagcgttttattttaaggggaagttaaatactttgaaaaccacatccacattcgcacatttagttaaaggtactgccttaaggcaggcgttgtagggtgctaataccttccctacacgtaaccgactcccgaaccaagaatctggttcaatttgaccatgccttatcattttatggtttttccgtagttttccagaataaactatggtggcgactccaaaatctcttttcaaatatatttattctttttattggatcgtcgtcccgtcgcgattccggttgcgacagatggcgactccactggggattatagagagtcaggccatttaattagatgtgcgatttcaatgtggtttttctttgtgtttttcttccctttctttttctttatctttgtttgatatttttcataattgtatgtgtgtttgttttgattatattgaaccctagggtagaaaacatgttatatctgcctgggaattttctggttgttttgcaggtgagggtttggggtgtataattgcattctcccttcacacacacacatcatatgcatatcatgagtgaggccctatacccgggtctgagcgcaacttagaaatagaggggttgtgtagcggtgtcactctgggatgtacttcctgtttggctatcgtgagaaccccagccagagtctgttcttttcatttgtgtctccacacctagttgattactctgactgttgtggagaagcagtgaaaagagccatagctctggtggcctgatttaagcattaggaagctatccttgtgagtgcatatatttggccttagaacttcagtcatccaacctttgataaggcacaaaagggagaaatgtgttttcttataaccctcatgttcgcttaataaaaatcatgcACCGcgtacatatcatcatatctcttttgcttttcttcttttctttcttttgctttttcctttttttttcgctcatttgtttttcttcatactcttgtcacattttgttgattctagtcaaaaattataaagttgtgattagGGCCCTTAACCTAAAGATcgaaattaacatggaattttgagtcaagaggtattcgagttcatacattttgacgaaaagatgcacgtcgagtaaaggaggataatattggtggggtataagaatttgttgagtctgttagaggtggaggtccaaacatcagcaattactactttagcccagtactatgatccaccactaaagtgcttcactttccaagatttccaactagtaccaccagtggaagaattcgagcaagtcttaaatatggaaaagactCCATACAGCTACCTTGAGCAGTATATCCTTGTCTTGCAGTTGGCGAGGATCAGGAAAGTACACCCAATGAAGTTGGAAAGCgagttcacaatcaagggcaaagtgaggggccttcctcaaagATACTTATAGGAATACCTACGTCGTTTGGCTTAAGaggaaaattgggaaatgtttacGGATGTATTAGctcttctcctctatggtgtcatgaTTTCTCTTAAATGTCAAAAAAAACCTCGTCGATTATGCcgctatgaatgcatttgtgggagacaaagagcgctgtgagaatctagtcagtgccatcctggctgaagtttatgggacccttaatcgttgttacgaacttaaagagggaaagatgttatgttgtctaccagtggtgtatttgtggttcatttcccgtgagactggagacgccttaaattccctgtaccccatggacgaattatcatagtatgtaatcgattacaaggacattgtaaacgattacccaagagaaagttggattttgtacaaaaagttcatcacaggtactcagtcaggtgaacatgggtcaccattggaaaaagaagtgatttTTAGGAACTTtcgcacttgtcttaggctgttccttgtgaaccacatgtgaaaagagcaaatgaatgggcgcaactttgtgcaaaTTTTAAACGAAGAACAAcataaatggtgtgtcccttggcagcATAGATCGCACATTGTATATCATTTGCAggagctaaaaatgagcttggaagagtctccaacaaattatagagaTGAACCAACCACAAGGCCCGCAGAAACGCTCGTCACACATGCAGCGccaagtggacgttcgtccagctctCTGAAGacgacgctcgtccagagaatTAAGAGGACGCTTGTTTTAaaagggacgctcgtccaaatgaTGTGGGAAGAGGACGTTTGTCCATGACGCTCAGGACGATCGCCCAGGCAGAAATGGACGCTCGGCCAGGATagaagagggcgttcgtccagTGGGATAATAGGGCGTTCGTCCAATATTTGGGACGCTCGGCCAGGACGTTTAGAGAAGACGATCGTCCAGGCAgtagagaacgctcgtccagagagttaagaggacgctcgtccagtggataagagggcgctcgtccaagatttaggacgctcgtccaggccagagaataggacgctcgtccagatttcagtggacgctcgtccactctTGATTTTTCTATGGGCGCTTTAGTCCAGAAATTCGAAGGGGTTACTGTCTTCGGTTCGTTGGAGGTGCATCTCACTTAGAGGAAAgtttggagggctgctagggctcgtgggaacactcccttcttcctattggattcttcatcttcttccatggccattttatCTTGTGAGGAATGAACTTTTGGGTGAAATGtttcatcaagttaaagacacttgggggcaatgttgttcgcttcaagGGAGACCCAAGATTAGGGACTATTAATggaagtttcccttagccaatggatcgcagaaagggttaagacaatcagGTTGTAATTCACATTAATTTCCCCTACCCAATTTGtgagaagaaatttcaaaatgatgagcagtggatagaagcagcaATGACAAAACTAGAAAAGGAACGTTGCCATTCAGCTAAAAGGGGACATAAAAGATTGATGAGTcagatgaagaaagaatatgtcGCTGAATAAGGACAAGCtaaaagaattggaagagaagtctctcacagctagcttcccttgccaatgAGGCCATTAAAGACGTCCCTAAGTTCTTAGCTGATATTGAGTTtgtaatgtcaatcatcaacccgcttGAGGGGATTGAAACTTTCCTCAATTGCTGCAAGAAAttgatcagacaaatgaagaatgtgatgactaaagcctgcgatggttgaccaagaattcctatgtctcgcattttgggaacttctgaatgatgaatcaccttattgactctgtttcgtgttaatttccaaaattataccggggcaaatattttcacagctttatagtttctgactagagaatttgaactttgttttcttttcttttcctttcttttttatttttattttttttattttatttttcttttttcttaatttgtttcacaaaaaaaaatatacagcTAAAACGTCTAAGAcaccctaaaggacacgaaccggtggcaaaatcatggagaaccaagtaGAAGTTCAAGAAGGAATAGAAGCCGATATCCAACAGCTGAAAGGACAAATCAGTCGAATCTTAGAAGCCCTGAATGCCTTACAAATCCCCGGAGATCCATCCGCACAAAGACTACAACAAGAAGTTCCAGAAGcacaaactttcccttcctatggtcttcCCCCGAATTATACTCCACCCTCAGGAATGAACTCGGGCCATCTTGACACTCAAAAGGTCGAAGATAATACAGTTGAGGTAGAAGACGAGCCTGGGGCAACCACTTTCACAATTCCTAGGCAGATTATCCAACCAGGTATTGAAAGCATGATGATGAAAAAACAACCTAAGACGAAGTCTCCATCTTGTGTCATTACACCAGGAGATTTTAAAGATGATAGGAGCAGATTAGAAGTCCTTGAGAAGAGGTTGAGAGCCATAGAGGGtgaaggaagttttgaatttgaagatgCTAAAAAACTGTGTTTAGTTCATGATGTGGTGATACCTCCAAGGTTCAGGATGCCAGAATTTGAGAAATATCGGGGAAATACTTGCCCGAGGGGCCATATAACTATGTACTGCAGGAAAATGGCAGCTTATGTCCACgatgaaaaacttttgattcattTCTTTCAAGAAAGTTTAACTGGCATGGCTCTAACTTGGTACATGCGTTTGGAATCGACTCACATCTACTCATGGAAAGATCTGGTTAACGCATTTCTAAAGCagtatgaatataataaatatctaaCACTTGACAGATTACAACTGCAAAACGTAGTGAAGAAAGAGTCTGAATCATTCAGAGAATATGCCCAAAGGTGGAGAGAAAGTGCTGCTCAAGTAGAACCGCCTCTGAGCGACAAGGAGATGACTATCATATTTTTGAATACTTTGCAAACCCCATTTTATGAACACATGATAGGCAGCGTTTCCTTAAGTTTTACTGACATAGTAGTAATTGGAGAGAGGGTTGAGAGTGGCATAAGAAGTGGAAAAATTGCACTCGGCCCAGAGCTAGTAGCCAGTCTAAACGGGTATGGTCTTAGACATGAGAAAGGTAAGAAGCGAAGAGCTAATTCCCATTTTACTGCCTATCCTCAAATGTCACATTCCTATGGGTCTAGTCGAGCCACTGAACGAAGAAATTACAATCGTGATGAGAGGGTCGCCAATTTCACTCCTATCCCCATGACCTATACGGAGTTACTACCAGATCTTCTCCGTAGAAACCTCATGAAGATTTGTCCAACTAGGCCTATACGACCTCCGTACCCAAAGAACTATGACGTAAATGCCAGGTGTGATTATCATGCAGGAACGTGTGGACATTCAACTGAGGCATGCAAGGCTCTAAAGCATAAAGTGCAATTTTTGATCGATTcaggatgtttaaagtttgaagaaatgtAATCTAGCACTGCGGCAAGGCGTGAGTTCACCTCTACAAATGCCATGGACGAGTGAAGACTCTCGGATTATCTGGAAAGCATaagttattgtaaaagttgaactgatgttgttttgctcGAGCTTTAATTTGTCTCACTATGAGGTTTACGCTCATTGACATCACACTTTCATCCATGAACTTTTAATGAGAACTTTCATCActtggtatctccaaggtttactggaaatcatgtcctaatagggtgtcgtggaaaaaaaaaaaataaaataaaaaaaaaaacaaaaaaaataaaacaaaaacaaatgaaaatcatgAGTCGCTTGTCTTTATTGCAAATTGCCAAACTCCTGTTTTTCGAAAATAGcaaatttgaaaaatcaaaaacaagGTTACAGTGTCAGATTTTCCCCAATTTATTGCGAGGCATGTTTTCCATCTTTACATTTGTGTCAGCGTGTATTTCATCATATTTTCCATCAAAGGCTTATCTTGAGCCCTTTTCTTCGTTGTTTTTCCATCAAAGGTTTTTCCGAAGTTATTTTTCCTTATCTTCCTtcatagtaaattttttaatgtctttttcttctttgtttcaaaggtttattCGATTAGATTTTTTCTTTGGGccgaataaaaaaaaaaaaaaaaaaaaaaaaaaaaacataagaaaaccataaaaatctaattttatttcatcatttgaGCAAGATTTACAGTAAGGTCGGAGAGTTGATTTTGAACAAGGACAGCAATTTAAatacactcatacgatcttaacatttgataaatgaaataaaaatgcaaaaaaacaaaaaagaaaaaagcagatataacaaaaaaaagaaaaaaaagaaagtgcaaagt
Protein-coding sequences here:
- the LOC128197540 gene encoding uncharacterized protein LOC128197540 → MENQVEVQEGIEADIQQLKGQISRILEALNALQIPGDPSAQRLQQEVPEAQTFPSYGLPPNYTPPSGMNSGHLDTQKVEDNTVEVEDEPGATTFTIPRQIIQPGIESMMMKKQPKTKSPSCVITPGDFKDDRSRLEVLEKRLRAIEGEGSFEFEDAKKLCLVHDVVIPPRFRMPEFEKYRGNTCPRGHITMYCRKMAAYVHDEKLLIHFFQESLTGMALTWYMRLESTHIYSWKDLVNAFLKQYEYNKYLTLDRLQLQNVVKKESESFREYAQRWRESAAQVEPPLSDKEMTIIFLNTLQTPFYEHMIGSVSLSFTDIVVIGERVESGIRSGKIALGPELVASLNGYGLRHEKGKKRRANSHFTAYPQMSHSYGSSRATERRNYNRDERVANFTPIPMTYTELLPDLLRRNLMKICPTRPIRPPYPKNYDVNARCDYHAGTCGHSTEACKALKHKVQFLIDSGCLKFEEM